The genomic interval GCCGTCAAGAAAGGTTACAGCGGGGTGGCGATTCTGACCCTCTGCGAGCCCGACCGCGTCGTGCCGGGCATGGGGATCGAGCGCTACGACAGCGAGGGCCGCTTTCTGAGAGCCGACTACGGCGACCTGTCGGTGGTCAGCGTCTATCATCCTTCGGGCACATCGGGCGACGAGCGGCAGGCATTCAAGATGCGCTGGCTCGACGATTTCTCTGACTACGTGTCGCGCCTGCTCGAGACCCGCCCGAAACTGATTCTTTGCGGCGACTTCAATATCTGTCACCGGCCGATCGATATTCACGATCCGGTGCGCAATGCGACCGTCAGCGGGTTTCTGCCCGAAGAGCGCGAGTGGATCGGCCGCTTTATCGACGGCGGATTCATCGACACGCTCCGGTTCTTTCATCCGGAGCCGCACTTGTATACGTGGTGGAGCTTCCGCGCGAATGCCCGGGCGAACAACAAAGGTTGGCGGATCGACTATGCGATGGCCTCCGAGGCCGTCCGGCCGATGCTGCGCGACGCGCGGATTCTGCCCGATGTCCGGCACTCGGACCATTGTCCGATGCTGCTGGAGATTGATTTCTGACTTTTCCCGCCTCACGCTTCTCACCCGTGCCCGAGCGCAAGATCATACATATCGACATGGACGCTTTCTATGCCTCCGTCGAGCAGCGCGACCATCCCGAGTACCGGGGCCGTCCGCTGGTCGTCGGCCGTGCCGAGGGCCGGGGCGTGGTAGCCGCGGCCAGCTACGAGGCGCGACAGTACGGTATCCGTTCGGCTATGCCGTCGGTCCGGGCCGTGCGGCTGTGTCCCGACCTGATTTTCGTGCCCGGGCGCATGGAGGTTTACCGGAGCGTGTCGGCACAGATTCATCGCATTTTCCATGAGTACACCGATCTGGTCGAGCCGCTCGCGCTGGACGAGGCTTTTCTGGACGTGACCGAAAACAAGGTCGGTTTGGCGCTGGCCGTCGACGTGGCCCGGGCCATACGGCGCCGCATCCGCGACGAGCTGGGGCTTGTCGCTTCGGCCGGCGTGTCGTACAACAAGTTTCTGGCGAAAGTGGCTTCCGACTATCGCAAGCCCGACGGGCTGTGCACGATCCATCCCGACCGCGCGGCGGCCTTTATCGCGCGTTTGCCGATCGAGGCGTTTTGGGGAGTGGGGCGAGTAACGGCCCGCCGGATGCACGAGCTGGGCATCCGTAGCGGGGCCGATCTGCGGGCGCAGCCGCTCGACTTTCTCGTCGAGCGTTTCGGCAAGGCGGGGCGCCTGTATCACCAGTTCGCACAGGGAATCGATCTGCGTCCGGTCTGCCCGACGCGCGTGCGCAAATCGGTCGGCTGCGAGTCGACGTTCGAGAGCGACCGCGTGACGCTCGGCGAGATGAGCGAGGAGCTGTACGCGCTTTCGGCCCGGCTTCGCCGTCGGCTCGAACGCGCCGCGTTCCGAGGCCATACGCTGACGCTCAAGGTCAAGTTCGCCGATTTCCGCCAGATAACCCGGAGCCTTTCGCCCGGAGAAGAGCTGTCGGCCTCATCCGGATTGTTTCCGCTGGCGGAGCGCTTGCTGCGCGAGTCCGGCGTGCCGGGCCGTCCGGTCAGGCTGCTGGGCCTTTCGGTGTCGAATCCGGCGCAGGACCTGCCGCCCGAGCAGCACGAGCTGTACCGCCAGCTGCGACTGGAGTTTTGAGTGCCGGATTCCGCACACGGCGCGTTCTCCGGGCCGGTTTTTCCCTTCGGAAGTAGGTCTCCTCGCTGACGTGTTTTGTGTGTACGAAGCCTCGCCTTTCCTGTCGGTCGTTCCGTTGCCGGGAAAGTTTTTCGAGCCCTATCCCGTTCGGTTGCCGCTGTGTCTCGGCCTTTCACGGCCTTCGGGTATTCCGCCCGACCCGATCCGGGCTTCGGCTGTCTGCGGGTCGTAGCAGGTTTTCGCCGTTCGGTCGCTTCCGTTTCGGTGCGCCGGCCTGCCCGGATACGAAGCCGGGAGCGCTTTGAGCGGGGATCGGCAGGGCGATTTTTCGGGCCGTTTTGCCGCTCCGGCTTGCAATATTGATAAATGATCGCTTAATTTGTAAGATCGGCCGGGCGGCCGTTTCTCGATTTCCGGTCGGTAGTGTCGCCGGAGTTCGGAAAAAGCGGCCCGGCAGGAGCCTCCGGCATGGACGAATATGGATAATTACTGACAAACCTAATGATAATCCGAACCGAAATGAAAAAACTTTTAGCCTTCTCTTGTTTGATGTGCGCCGCGACGCTGTCGGCCGCCGGTCCGATGGGCAAGGGCAGCCTGCCCCCCGTTTTCCCGAAAGACGTGGCCGACAAGGCGCAGTTCGATACCCGGACGCGGGCCTATCTGTCGCCTGTTCGCGTGATGTGGACGCAAAACGGCGAGCTGATCGACGGCGCGCAGAACCTGTTGTTGCAGGGCAACGGCCAGGCTACGACGGCCGCTACGCCCAAGGTCGTCTTTACGGCCAAAGAGGGCAAGCGGCCGTCGATTCTGCTCGACTTCGGCCGCGAGATTCACGGCGGCCTGCAGTTCGTTACCTGCATCCGCGCCTCGACCAAGCCGGTCAAGGTGCGCGTGCGGCTGGGCGAGTCGGTCGGCGAGGCGATGTGCAACATTACGCCCGAGAACGGCGCGACGAACGATCATGCGATGCGCGACTATACGATCGAGCTTCCGTGGCTCGGCGTGTGCGAAGTGGGCAATTCCGGCTTCCGCTTCGTGCGGATCGATCTGCTCGAAGATGACGTCGAGCTGCCTATCAAGGAGATACGTGCGAGCCTTCTCTATCGCGACATTCCCTACCTGGGCTCGTTCCGCTCGAGCGATCCGCGCGTGGACAGCATCTGGATGACCGGAGCCTACACGCTGCATCTGAACCTGCAGGAGTATCTGGTCGAGGCTCCGAAGCGCGACCGGCTCGTATGGCTCGGCGACTTGCATCCCGAAGTGCGCACGGCGCTGGCCGTTTTCGGCGACAACGAGGCTTTGTCGCGCGGGCTCGACTTCGCCCGCGACGAGACGCCGCTGCCTGGCTGGATGAACGGCATGTGCTCCTATTCGCTGTGGTGGGTGCTGATTCACCGCGACTATTACAAGTATCGCGGCGACATGGACTATTTGCGCGAGCAGCAGCCCTATCTGAGCCAGTTGCTCAGGATTCTGATGAGCAAGGTCGATGCCGAGGGGCGCGAGCACCTCGACGGGGGCGGCCGTTTCCTGGACTGGCCGACGAGCGAGGATACGCTCGCGATCGATGCCGGTCTGCATGCGCTGATGCTGATGACGCTCGAGGCCGGCGGCGAGATGCTGACCGCGCTGGGCGACAAGGAGCTGGCCGGGCAATGTTTCGAGACCGCCGGACGGATGAAGAAAGTGACGCCCGACTACCGTACGTCGAAACAGTCGGCCGCGCTGATTGCGTTGGCCGGGATCGTACCGGCCGAGAAGGCGAACGAGGAAGTGCTGAGCGTCGGCGGCCCGCACGGTTTCTCGACGTTCTACGGATATTACATGCTGCAGGCTCAGGCCAAGGCGGGCGACTATGCCGGCGCGATCCGCAACATGAAGGACTATTGGGGTGGCATGCTCGATCTGGGCGCCACGACCTTCTGGGAGGATTTCGACGTGGACTGGCTGAAGAACGCCGCGCGCATCGACGAACTGACGCCTGCGGGCAAAATCGACGTTCACCGCACCTACGGCGACTATTGTTACAAGGGATACCGTCACAGCCTGGCCCACGGTTGGGCATCGGGTCCGACCGCTTTCCTGAGCGAGTACGTGCTCGGCGTGCAGATCGTCGAGCCGGGCTGCAAGGTCGTCCGTGTCGAGCCGCATTTGGGCGATCTGGAATGGGTCGAGGGAACGGTTCCCACCCCCTACGGCGTGATACGGGTCCGTCATGACAAGCGTCCGGACGGTACGGTGCGCTCGAAGATCGAGGCTCCGAAAGGCGTGAAGGTGATCAAGTGACAGACGGCTCGTCGTTCGCGTCCGGCGGGTGCGGCGGACGGTCCGTGAAAAGGACGGTGTCAAAAAACATATTTTTTATATCATTATTTTCACAGACCGTTCGTATCCGTTCGATTAAATTTGTTAACGCAAAACGAAGGGAAAGATACGTACATCCGCCGGGACGTCTCCGGACGAGAAGAGGCGCCGGAGATGAGGCATATATCGCCGCTTCGCCCGGTCTTTTCCCGGGCGGGTAGCAGCAGCCCGCCGTTTTGCGGGGCGATGAGCAAAAAACGAACAACTTAAAACCAAACCTATAGACAGATGAAGCAATATTCGTTTCTCGCGTTCGATCTGGGAGCCACCAGCGGCCGCACGATCCTCGGAACGCTGAACGAGGGCAAGCTCCAGATGAAGGAGCTGACTCGCTTCCCGAACCAGATTCTCGAACTGGGCGGACATTTTTACTGGAATATCTATTCGCTGTACGAGCATCTGAAGGCCGGCATGGTCGCCGCCGCGAAAGAGGATGTCGAGATCGAGTCGATCGGTATCGACACATGGGGCGTCGATTTCGCCTTTCTGGGGTCCGACGGCCAGATGCTGGGCATGCCCTATGCGTACCGCGATCCGCATACGATGGGGGCTCCCGAAGAGTATTTCGAGAAGATCATGTCGCGCAAGGAGGTGTACGAGGCTACCGGCATTCAGGTGATGAACTTCAACAGCCTGTACCAGCTTTACGCGATGAAGCGCGATAAGTCGTCGCTACTGGCCGCCGCCAAGGAGGCTCTGTTCATCCCCGACGCGCTGAGCTACATGCTGACGGGTAAGAAAGTGGTCGAGTATACGATCGCTTCGACCTCCCAGATGCTCAATCCCCGCACGAAGAAGTTCGAAAAAGAGTTGCTCGAGAAGATGGGCGTCGATCCCGAACTGTTCGGCCAGATCGTGATGCCGGGCTACGTGATCGGCGAGCTGACCGATACGCTGGCCGCCGAGACCGGGCTGGGTAAGATTCCGGTCGTCGCCGTCGCCGGACACGATACCGCTTCGGCCGTCGCCGCCGTTCCGGCCAAGAACGAGAAGTTCGCTTACCTGAGTTCCGGAACCTGGTCGCTGATGGGTATCGAGGTGAAAGACCCGATCATCACCGAGGAGACGATGCGCCTGAACATCACCAATGAGGGCGGCGTCGAGGGCACGACCCGGCTGCTGAAGAACATCACGGGCATGTGGATTCTCGAACAGTGCATCAAGGAGTGGAAGAAGGAGGCGATCGAGTACACCTACCCCGAGATCGTCAAGATGGCGCGCGACGCCGAGCCCTTCCAGTCGTTCATCGATCCCGACGACGCGTCGTTCGCCAATCCCAAGAGCATGATCGCGGCGATCAAGGAGTTCTGCACCAAGAGCGGGCAGAAAGTGCCGCGCAATCATTCGGAGCTGATCCGCTGCATTTTCGAGAGTTTGGCTCTCAAGTACAAGAACGTGCTCGACAAGTTCCGCTCGCTGGCTCCGTTCCCGATCGAGAGGCTGCATATCATCGGCGGCGGCGCGAAGAACCGTCTGCTGAACCAGTTCACGGCCAACGCTACCGGCGTGACGGTCGTGGCAGGGCCTTCGGAAGGAACGGCTATCGGCAACATCATGTTGCAGGCCCGTGCCGCCGGCTGCGTGAACTCGCTGCAGGAGATGCGCAACATGATCAGCGAGGCGATCGAGATCGAGACCTTCACGCCCGAGGATACCGACGCGTGGAACGCCGCATACGAAAAGATCAAAGGCTTGATCAAATAAAACCGGACGGGCGGCCGTCCCGCGGCGGCCGGTCCCGTTCTTTCATCGAAATCAATCGTTTCAACTTAAAACCTAAAGACCAATGAAAGACGCACAGATTCAGAAAGCCTACGAGGCCGCCAAGGAGCGCTATGCCGAAATCGGCGTGAATACCGATGCCGTGCTCGAACAGATTGCCAAGGTATCGCTGTCGCTGCACTGCTGGCAGACCGACGACGTGACCGGTTTCGAGAATCCCGACGGCCAGCTCTCCGGAGGTATTCAGGCTACGGGCAACTATCCGGGCAAGGCCCGCAACATCGAGGAGGTCCGCAAGGACATCGAAAAGGTCAAGACGCTGCTCCCCGGTAACCATCGTCTGAACATCCACGCCATCTACGGCGACTTCGGCGGCCAGAAGGTCGACCGCGACCAAATCGAGCCGAAGCACTTCCAGAGCTGGATCGACTGGGCCAAGGCCAACAACATGAAGCTCGACTTCAACAGCACCAGCTTCTCGCACCCGAAGAGCGGCGACCAGACGCTGTCGAACCGCGACAAGGGCATCCGCGACTTCTGGATCGAGCATACGATCCGCAGCCGCAAAATCGCCGACGAGATGGGTAAGCAGCTCGGCGACAAGGCCTGCCACAACCTGTGGATTCACGACGGATCGAAGGACCTGACCGTCGACCGTTACCTGTACCGCTCGCTGCTGAAGGACTCGCTGGACAAGATCTTCGCCGTGAAGTGCCCGAACGTGAAGGATGCCGTCGAGAGCAAAGTGTTCGGCGTGGGTCTCGAAAGCTATACGGTCGGCTCGCACGAGTTCTATATGGGCTATGCCGTTCAGAACGGAATCATGTGCACGCTCGACATGGGACACTTCCATCCGACCGAGGAGACTTACGACAAGATTTCGTCCCTGCTGCTCTTCACTCCGGAGATCATGCTGCACGTAAGCCGTCCGGTACGCTGGGACAGCGACCACGTCGTGATCCTGAACGACAGCGTGCAGCTGCTCGCGCAGGAGATCGTATGGGCCAATGCCTTGGGCAAGACCAATATCGGCCTCGACTACTTCGATGCCTCGATCAACCGCATCGGCGCTTACGTCGTAGGTAGCCGTGCCACGCAGAAAGCGTTCCTTCAGGCCCTGCTGACTCCGATCGGCAAGCTCCGCGAGTACGAGGCCGAAGGCAAGCTGTTCCAGCGCATGGCCGTGCTCGAGGAAGCCAAGAGCATGCCTTGGGCTGCCGTTTACGACTACTTCTGCTACCAGAACAACGTTCCCGTGGCCGAAGACTACATCGCCGAAATCGAGAAGTACGAGAAGGAAGTTACCTCGAAAAGATAGTAACAGCTAACCGATGAGACTATCCGCCGTGCGTTTCGTGCAAGCGAAACGCGCGTGCGGATAGCTCGTATCTTAAAACTACTGCCGGATTATGGAAATTTTATTGGGCTTACTGATCATCGCCATAGGAAGCTTCGGGCAATCTAGCTCCTATGTGCCCATCAAGAAAGTGAAAAGCTGGGCTTGGGAAAGCTTCTGGATCGTTCAGGGTATTTTCGCATGGCTCGTATTCCCGTTTCTGGGCGCGCTGCTGGGCGTGCCTCAGGGCATGGGGCTTTTCGAGCTGCTCGGCTCGGGCGGAGCGCTCAAATCGATTGTTTACGGTGTACTCTGGGGCGTCGGCGGTCTGACGTTCGGACTCAGCATGCGCTATCTGGGCGTCGCGCTCGGCCAGTCGATTTCGCTGGGTACCTGCGCCGGCTTCGGCACGTTGCTGCCGGCCATCTTCGCCGGGACGAACCTGTTCCGGGGCGAGGGGCTGATCCTGCTCGTAGGCGTGTGCATCACGCTGGCAGGTATCGCCGTGATCGGCTATGCCGGCTCGCTGCGTTCGAAGAACATGACCGAAGAGGAGAAAAAGGCCGCGATCAAGGATTTCGCGTTGACCAAGGGCCTGCTCGTAGCGCTGTTGGCCGGCGTGATGAGCGCTTGCTTCGCGCTGGGCCTCGATGCGGGAGCCCCGATCAAGGAGGCGGCCCTCTCCAACGGCGTGAAACCGCTTTTCGCCGGTCTGCCGGTCATTCTGCTCGTAACTTTCGGCGGCTTTTTGACCAATGCCGCCTATTGCATTCAGCAGAACGTGAAGAATCACACCGGAGGGGACTATTTCTCCGTGTCGGGCAGCGTACTGGTCAACAATCTGCTTTTCTGCGCTTTGGCCGGCGTACTGTGGTACTCGCAGTTCTTCGGCTTGGAAATGGGCAAGAGCTTCTTGGCCGACTCGCCGCTGCTGCTCGCTTTCTCGTGGAGCATTCTGATGTCGCTGAACGTCACCTTCTCGAACGTATGGGGCATTCTGCTCAAGGAGTGGAAGGGTTGCGACCGCAAGACGATTACCGTGCTGGTCGTCGGCTTAGTGATTCTGGTCTTCTCGGTCTTCGCTCCGTCGTTGATGAACATGGCTTTCGGATATTAGCCGCATGAACCTATTCGGGTTTTGCGGGCCTGCCGCCTGCGGAACCCATAACCGAATAAAACTTCGAAATTATGAGATGTGCATTCAAAATGAAACTCAAGCTCGGATGCGAGGTTGAGTATGAGAAGCGCCACCGCGCCATCTGGCCCGAGCTGGTCAAACTGCTCAAGGAAACGGGCGTCAGCGAGTATTCGATTTTTTGGGACAAGGAGACGAATTTGCTGTTCGCCGTTCAGGAACAGGCGGGCGACAGCGGCTCGCAGGATCTGGGTACGAATCCCGTCGTTAAAAAATGGTGGGATTACATGGCCGACATCATGGACGTCAATCCCGACAATTCGCCGGTGTCGATTCCCCTGAAGGAGGTTTTCTATATGAAATAGGGAATCCTTCCGGTTTCGGCCGGTTGATCGGATGCAGCGGAGGGCGGCCGACGGGCCGCCCTCCGTTTTTCGGGTTTTCGGTCTTGTCGTCCGACGATGTTCCGAAATTTTTCCGAAATATGCCGTATTCGGGTCAAAATGTTTATCTTTAGGGTAGTGTTAGTACCCGATTATGTCGAAACTCACCCGTCTCTGCATCTGTTTTCTCGCCTTTTGTCTTTTTCTCGACGGTTGCACCGAACGGACGAACGTCGATGTCGGTTGTCGTTCTATTGTCGGAATGCGGTTTCTGAGAGCGTTCGTTCCGGACGATGGCGTTGCGTGGCGCCCGGCGGATTGGCCGTCGCGCTGCAGCCGAAAGCGGTCTCTTGCGGCAGCAGCGGCATGCCGTCTCTCTGCGGGTTCGTGCCTTGGCAACGGTCAATTTGTTCAGTTGACGATTTAAATGGACGATCATATGCGAAATTTCACCCGTCTTTGCGTTTTTCTGCTGTTTATCTCTTGTTGCTGGAGCGGTTGCGGCGACCGTTCGGTCCGGCACCGGATGCTGGAGGCCGAGGCTCGTTTCGACACGGTACCGTCGGATATTTTCCGGCTGTTGTCGGAGGTCGGGTCTCCCGACAGTCTCTCTTCCGAGGACCGGGCCCTTTACGATCTGCTGACGCTCAGGTCTTACAGCATTGGGGGTAAGCCGCTGCCCGACTCGCTGGTTCGGCATGTGTACGCATACTATCATGCGACCGACGACAGCCTGCACCGTGCGCGGGCATCTCTTTATATGAGCCGTCTCCATTACAAGTCGAGATCCCATTTCCGCCAATGGTTGCTTCCCCTGCTCGAGGCAGAACGTTACGCGCCTGCGGATAATTTGCTTCTTCGCGGCCAAATCTCTTCCGACATGGGAGCCGTCTATGAAATGCAGTACGAGGACGAACTGGCATTCGACAAGTATCGCCGGGCCTACGAGATTTTCAAACGGCTGGGACGGTTGGATTTGCAGGTTCGGGCCGCCGGTCGTACGGGGTACGTGCACTTTTACCTGCACCGCTACGACAGCGCCCGATATTATTTCCGGGAGGGATTTCGGATATCCGGGATTCTCCGCGATACGGCCATGCTCTCGAATTTTGAATACAGTATAGGGAACGTTTTCAAATACGAGAACAGGCTCGATTCGGCCTATGATTATTTCAATCGGGCGATTGCGTGGAGCCGGGATACGACCCCTGAGATGCGCCTTTTGCTGGCCGATGTCTACCTCGAGCAGAACAAGGTGCTCGACGCCCGAAGGACTTTGCTGAAAGGACTTTCCGTTTTCAAGCGGAGGAAGGACACGGCCAAGATATGCGGCGCGTATCTCGTTCTGAGACAAATCGAGGAGAAGGCCGGGAACCGGGAGTTCGCGCTGGTGGCTGCCGACAGCGCCCACAGATACAAGGATTTTCTGACGGACTTCGTTCAGGAGAACCTGATCTCCGAGATACGCAAGGATTCCGATAACTTGCAGCTCGCCGGCGAGCGTAACCGGCTGTTGCTCCAAAGGCGTAATCTGTGGCTGGTTCTGTCGCTTTGTCTGGCGGCGCTTCTGGGCGGTCTTTGCCTCTACTTCGTGGCCGTCTCTCGCCGCGACCGGCGGATTTTGCAGGCCGAGTCCGACCGCCGGCGTCAGGAGAACGAGACGCAGCGGGTCCGCTTGCAGTTACAGGGCGAGACGATCAGCCGTCAGCAGACCGAATTGAGGCTCGAGCGCATGCGCTCGAAACTGGGCGAATCGCGCCAGCTGCTGTTACGGCATTTGGAGGTGCAACGCCATATCAGCGAGTTGAAGCGGGCAGGAGAGCAGGAAGACGATCTTGACGGACAGCAGGTCGCTCGTTTGATCGACCGATTCTCGCTGACTCCGAATAGCTGGCCCGAGCTGGCTCGGATCATCGATCAGATTTACGACGATCTGCCGGTGGGCCTTTCGGAGGTTTATCCACAGTTGTCGGTCGACGACGTTCGTCTTTGCTGCATGATTATCGTCGGTTTGTCGTCCTCGGAGATCGCGCAGGTTCTGGACATCCGTACCGAGTCCGTCTACCGCAAGCGCCGTCGTCTGAAGAAGAAATTGTCTTTGGGCGAGAAGGACAGTCTTCGCGAGCACTTGCTGCGGTTCATAGACCGGATGGCGGACGATCCGCGAGCAGTCTGACGGTTTCGTAAGAGACCTCGGTTCGTCTGCGTCCGGAGCCGTTCGACGACCGTTCGGACCGTAACCGGGACGATGTGGGGGCGACCCGACATGGGATTCATGGACTGTCCGTTTTCTCGGCCGGCAGGCCGCGGAGAGTCGCTTGTCGAAATGGCGGACGTTTCGGTCGGATCGTTTCGGCCGGGAAATCTCCGACAGGCGTTACGGCGGTAGCATGAATAAAGACAGCGCCCCGTTTCCTGTGAAACGGGGCGCTGTCTTTATTTAGAAAACTCTGCCTTACTCTTCGGCGACCACCTCGAAATGAACGGTCGCGGAGATTCCTTTGTAGATTTTGACAGAGGCTTCGTAGGCTCCTATCGTCTTCACTGCATCCAGCGAGATGCTCTTGCGATCCACCGTGATGCCCTTGGCTTCGAGGGCTTCGGCCAGGTGAGCCGCCGTGATCGATCCGAAAATGCGTCCTTCCTCGGCCTTGGCCGTCAGCTTCAGCGAGGTTTCGGCGATCTTGGCCGCGAGCGCCTCGGCGTCGCCTACCAGCTTGGCTTCCTTGTGGGCCTGCTGCTTGAGGTTCTCGGCCAGTATTTTGCGGGCCGAAGCCGTCGCGCTTTTGGCCAAACCCTGCGGGATCAGGTAGTTGTTCGCATAACCGGGGCGTACGTCCACGATGTCGTTTGCATAGCCCAACTTGTCTACGTCCTTGATCAGAATGACTTCCATAGTGTATCCTCCGGTTTAGATTATTTGAACATGTCGGTTACGAAAGGCAGCATGGCCAAATGACGGGCACGCTTGACGGCGGTAGCCACCTTCTTCTGGTACTTCTGCGAGGTACCGGTCAGGCGGCGGGGCAGCAGTTTGCCCTGCTCGTTGAGGAATTTCTTGAGAAACTCCGCGTCCTTGTAGTCGACGTATTTGATGCCGGCTTTCTTGAAGCGGCAGTATTTTTTCTTCTTGACCTCTACGGTAGGCGGGTTGAGGTATCTGATTTCCGATTGATTCTGTGCCATGACTGTTTACTCCTGTTTTGATTTGTTCTTGTTTCTGCGTTTTTCTGCGTATTCGACGGCGTATTTGTCCATTCTGAAGGTCAGGAAACGGATCACGCGCTCGTCGCGGCGGTACTGGGTCTCGAGCTTCTCGACGAGGTCGCCTTCGCCCTCGAACTCGATCAGGTAGTAAAAGCCGGTG from Alistipes ihumii AP11 carries:
- the rplI gene encoding 50S ribosomal protein L9, with amino-acid sequence MEVILIKDVDKLGYANDIVDVRPGYANNYLIPQGLAKSATASARKILAENLKQQAHKEAKLVGDAEALAAKIAETSLKLTAKAEEGRIFGSITAAHLAEALEAKGITVDRKSISLDAVKTIGAYEASVKIYKGISATVHFEVVAEE
- the rhaT gene encoding L-rhamnose/proton symporter RhaT, with translation MEILLGLLIIAIGSFGQSSSYVPIKKVKSWAWESFWIVQGIFAWLVFPFLGALLGVPQGMGLFELLGSGGALKSIVYGVLWGVGGLTFGLSMRYLGVALGQSISLGTCAGFGTLLPAIFAGTNLFRGEGLILLVGVCITLAGIAVIGYAGSLRSKNMTEEEKKAAIKDFALTKGLLVALLAGVMSACFALGLDAGAPIKEAALSNGVKPLFAGLPVILLVTFGGFLTNAAYCIQQNVKNHTGGDYFSVSGSVLVNNLLFCALAGVLWYSQFFGLEMGKSFLADSPLLLAFSWSILMSLNVTFSNVWGILLKEWKGCDRKTITVLVVGLVILVFSVFAPSLMNMAFGY
- the rhaM gene encoding L-rhamnose mutarotase, translated to MMRCAFKMKLKLGCEVEYEKRHRAIWPELVKLLKETGVSEYSIFWDKETNLLFAVQEQAGDSGSQDLGTNPVVKKWWDYMADIMDVNPDNSPVSIPLKEVFYMK
- the dinB gene encoding DNA polymerase IV — translated: MPERKIIHIDMDAFYASVEQRDHPEYRGRPLVVGRAEGRGVVAAASYEARQYGIRSAMPSVRAVRLCPDLIFVPGRMEVYRSVSAQIHRIFHEYTDLVEPLALDEAFLDVTENKVGLALAVDVARAIRRRIRDELGLVASAGVSYNKFLAKVASDYRKPDGLCTIHPDRAAAFIARLPIEAFWGVGRVTARRMHELGIRSGADLRAQPLDFLVERFGKAGRLYHQFAQGIDLRPVCPTRVRKSVGCESTFESDRVTLGEMSEELYALSARLRRRLERAAFRGHTLTLKVKFADFRQITRSLSPGEELSASSGLFPLAERLLRESGVPGRPVRLLGLSVSNPAQDLPPEQHELYRQLRLEF
- a CDS encoding alpha-L-rhamnosidase C-terminal domain-containing protein → MKKLLAFSCLMCAATLSAAGPMGKGSLPPVFPKDVADKAQFDTRTRAYLSPVRVMWTQNGELIDGAQNLLLQGNGQATTAATPKVVFTAKEGKRPSILLDFGREIHGGLQFVTCIRASTKPVKVRVRLGESVGEAMCNITPENGATNDHAMRDYTIELPWLGVCEVGNSGFRFVRIDLLEDDVELPIKEIRASLLYRDIPYLGSFRSSDPRVDSIWMTGAYTLHLNLQEYLVEAPKRDRLVWLGDLHPEVRTALAVFGDNEALSRGLDFARDETPLPGWMNGMCSYSLWWVLIHRDYYKYRGDMDYLREQQPYLSQLLRILMSKVDAEGREHLDGGGRFLDWPTSEDTLAIDAGLHALMLMTLEAGGEMLTALGDKELAGQCFETAGRMKKVTPDYRTSKQSAALIALAGIVPAEKANEEVLSVGGPHGFSTFYGYYMLQAQAKAGDYAGAIRNMKDYWGGMLDLGATTFWEDFDVDWLKNAARIDELTPAGKIDVHRTYGDYCYKGYRHSLAHGWASGPTAFLSEYVLGVQIVEPGCKVVRVEPHLGDLEWVEGTVPTPYGVIRVRHDKRPDGTVRSKIEAPKGVKVIK
- the rpsF gene encoding 30S ribosomal protein S6 translates to MNHYETVFIATPVLSDVQTKELFGKFQGVITENGGQIVSSEDWGLRKLAYPIQKKTTGFYYLIEFEGEGDLVEKLETQYRRDERVIRFLTFRMDKYAVEYAEKRRNKNKSKQE
- a CDS encoding L-rhamnose isomerase, with product MKDAQIQKAYEAAKERYAEIGVNTDAVLEQIAKVSLSLHCWQTDDVTGFENPDGQLSGGIQATGNYPGKARNIEEVRKDIEKVKTLLPGNHRLNIHAIYGDFGGQKVDRDQIEPKHFQSWIDWAKANNMKLDFNSTSFSHPKSGDQTLSNRDKGIRDFWIEHTIRSRKIADEMGKQLGDKACHNLWIHDGSKDLTVDRYLYRSLLKDSLDKIFAVKCPNVKDAVESKVFGVGLESYTVGSHEFYMGYAVQNGIMCTLDMGHFHPTEETYDKISSLLLFTPEIMLHVSRPVRWDSDHVVILNDSVQLLAQEIVWANALGKTNIGLDYFDASINRIGAYVVGSRATQKAFLQALLTPIGKLREYEAEGKLFQRMAVLEEAKSMPWAAVYDYFCYQNNVPVAEDYIAEIEKYEKEVTSKR
- a CDS encoding exodeoxyribonuclease III, with protein sequence MKIVTYNVNGIRSAIGKGLCDWIADERPDVLCLQETKAQPEQIPSEAFERMGYRCHYFSAVKKGYSGVAILTLCEPDRVVPGMGIERYDSEGRFLRADYGDLSVVSVYHPSGTSGDERQAFKMRWLDDFSDYVSRLLETRPKLILCGDFNICHRPIDIHDPVRNATVSGFLPEEREWIGRFIDGGFIDTLRFFHPEPHLYTWWSFRANARANNKGWRIDYAMASEAVRPMLRDARILPDVRHSDHCPMLLEIDF
- a CDS encoding rhamnulokinase — its product is MKQYSFLAFDLGATSGRTILGTLNEGKLQMKELTRFPNQILELGGHFYWNIYSLYEHLKAGMVAAAKEDVEIESIGIDTWGVDFAFLGSDGQMLGMPYAYRDPHTMGAPEEYFEKIMSRKEVYEATGIQVMNFNSLYQLYAMKRDKSSLLAAAKEALFIPDALSYMLTGKKVVEYTIASTSQMLNPRTKKFEKELLEKMGVDPELFGQIVMPGYVIGELTDTLAAETGLGKIPVVAVAGHDTASAVAAVPAKNEKFAYLSSGTWSLMGIEVKDPIITEETMRLNITNEGGVEGTTRLLKNITGMWILEQCIKEWKKEAIEYTYPEIVKMARDAEPFQSFIDPDDASFANPKSMIAAIKEFCTKSGQKVPRNHSELIRCIFESLALKYKNVLDKFRSLAPFPIERLHIIGGGAKNRLLNQFTANATGVTVVAGPSEGTAIGNIMLQARAAGCVNSLQEMRNMISEAIEIETFTPEDTDAWNAAYEKIKGLIK
- the rpsR gene encoding 30S ribosomal protein S18, giving the protein MAQNQSEIRYLNPPTVEVKKKKYCRFKKAGIKYVDYKDAEFLKKFLNEQGKLLPRRLTGTSQKYQKKVATAVKRARHLAMLPFVTDMFK